Proteins encoded together in one Wolbachia endosymbiont of Menacanthus eurysternus window:
- the thyX gene encoding FAD-dependent thymidylate synthase → MGDGKSYLTKRTTVKEIDKILYEKYKVLDHGFIRIIDYMGSDNAIVQAARVSYGKGTKQISQDEALIRYLMRHNHTTPFEMCEIKFHVKLPIFIARQWIRHRTANVNEYSTRYSILDNEFYIPKPERIAKQSDSNKQGSGEVFDLSFSKEIINSLIKDSNLVYSHYKRFIQQKLAKEISRTNLMLNYYTQFYWKIDLHNLLHFLKLRVNKHAQYEIRVYAEVMLDIVKKWVPITYKAFVEYCLESIHISKAGLGIIRKLIRRENVTKEDGVVSDREWDELMSILDKKF, encoded by the coding sequence ATGGGCGATGGAAAGAGTTATTTAACCAAGAGAACTACAGTAAAAGAAATAGATAAAATTCTTTATGAGAAATATAAAGTATTAGATCATGGATTTATTCGAATAATAGATTATATGGGATCTGATAACGCTATAGTTCAAGCTGCTCGTGTTTCCTATGGAAAAGGTACAAAACAAATTAGTCAAGATGAAGCACTTATAAGGTATTTAATGAGACACAATCATACAACTCCATTTGAGATGTGTGAAATTAAATTTCATGTAAAACTTCCTATTTTTATTGCAAGACAATGGATAAGGCATAGAACTGCAAATGTAAATGAATATTCAACAAGATATTCAATACTGGATAACGAGTTTTATATACCAAAGCCAGAGCGCATTGCAAAGCAGTCTGATAGTAATAAACAGGGTAGCGGCGAAGTTTTTGACTTATCTTTTTCAAAAGAAATAATAAATTCATTAATAAAAGACTCTAATTTAGTGTATTCTCATTACAAAAGATTTATTCAGCAAAAACTTGCAAAAGAAATTTCAAGAACTAATCTAATGCTTAATTATTATACCCAATTTTATTGGAAAATAGATTTACATAATCTTCTTCATTTTTTAAAGCTTAGAGTTAATAAGCATGCTCAGTATGAGATTAGAGTATATGCAGAAGTTATGTTAGATATAGTAAAAAAATGGGTTCCAATAACGTATAAAGCCTTTGTTGAATATTGCTTGGAATCTATTCATATTTCAAAAGCTGGTTTAGGTATAATACGAAAATTAATCAGACGAGAAAATGTTACTAAAGAAGATGGAGTTGTTAGTGATAGAGAATGGGATGAATTGATGTCAATACTTGATAAAAAATTTTAA
- the ispG gene encoding flavodoxin-dependent (E)-4-hydroxy-3-methylbut-2-enyl-diphosphate synthase yields the protein MLDGDFADYCFNDESISRHDTHTVNVGHVKIGGNNPVVVQSMALGTYIDANDIKGGAKRYAKEIIELACAGSELVRIALNSEEVVKAIPFIVEEINKKGFDAKMLVGCGQYELDRLVRSYPNNISMLGKIRVNPGNIGFGEERDKKFERVIEYAIKYDIPIRIGVNWGSLDKYLLQKIMDRNFLFDHLKSSDVLLRKVLVMSALNSAQKAEKIGLSANKIVISCKVSRVKDLISVYTMLARHSNYALHLGLTEAGMGNKGVINTTAGLTYLLQNGIGNTIRASLTQHSNESRINEVIVCQEILQSIGLRYFNPQVNSCPGCGRTNSDRFRILTEKINDYIKVRMLTWRKQNPGVERMSIAVMGCIVNGPGESKHANLGISLSGYGEKSVSAVYKDGKFFKTLRTSDIFGEFKTIIDNYVEENFT from the coding sequence GTGTTAGATGGAGATTTTGCAGATTATTGTTTTAATGATGAATCTATTTCTAGACATGATACTCATACTGTAAACGTTGGACATGTGAAAATAGGAGGAAATAATCCTGTAGTTGTTCAATCTATGGCACTTGGTACATATATAGATGCTAATGATATAAAGGGTGGTGCTAAACGGTATGCAAAAGAAATAATAGAGCTTGCATGTGCAGGTTCTGAGTTAGTAAGAATAGCTTTAAATTCAGAAGAAGTAGTGAAAGCGATACCTTTTATAGTAGAAGAAATAAATAAAAAGGGTTTTGACGCTAAAATGTTAGTAGGTTGTGGACAATATGAATTAGATAGATTAGTTAGAAGTTATCCAAATAATATTAGCATGCTTGGCAAAATTAGAGTAAATCCAGGTAATATAGGTTTTGGTGAGGAACGTGATAAAAAATTTGAAAGAGTTATAGAATATGCAATAAAATATGATATTCCAATTAGAATCGGAGTAAATTGGGGAAGTCTTGATAAATATCTTTTACAAAAAATTATGGATAGAAATTTCTTGTTCGATCATTTGAAATCTTCTGACGTTTTATTGCGGAAAGTTCTTGTAATGTCGGCATTAAATAGTGCACAAAAGGCAGAAAAAATTGGTCTTAGCGCAAACAAAATAGTTATTTCATGTAAAGTTAGTAGAGTAAAAGACTTGATTTCAGTTTATACAATGCTTGCGAGACATTCTAATTATGCTTTGCATTTAGGTTTAACTGAAGCTGGCATGGGTAATAAAGGTGTGATAAATACTACTGCAGGGCTTACTTATTTATTACAAAATGGCATTGGAAATACTATACGTGCTTCTTTAACTCAACACTCTAATGAGTCAAGAATTAATGAAGTAATAGTATGTCAGGAAATATTACAATCTATAGGTTTACGTTATTTTAATCCTCAGGTTAATTCCTGTCCAGGATGTGGACGCACAAATAGTGATCGCTTTCGGATATTAACAGAGAAAATAAATGATTATATAAAAGTTCGCATGTTAACTTGGAGGAAACAAAATCCAGGTGTTGAACGTATGAGTATTGCTGTTATGGGTTGTATAGTAAATGGTCCAGGAGAAAGTAAACATGCAAATTTAGGAATTAGCTTGTCAGGGTATGGAGAAAAATCAGTTTCAGCAGTTTATAAGGATGGTAAATTTTTTAAAACTTTGCGAACTAGTGACATTTTTGGAGAATTTAAAACAATAATTGATAATTATGTAGAGGAAAATTTTACTTAG
- a CDS encoding TRP75-related protein, protein MYVQNFCILIFCFSIFISYSVGAKSKVGFSKKYIPQGNPGGAHFYEDEDFVKSYILYEKRRELMKKKKLQAKVINASINRENLIKELKKRKVTILDKLDNVVVCASENGNDNNVMINQYGINIACLKGAVFIDHQIQHESEKFEDKIEERVNPMIEEVS, encoded by the coding sequence ATGTATGTTCAGAATTTTTGTATATTGATTTTTTGTTTTAGTATTTTTATTTCATATAGTGTTGGAGCTAAATCTAAAGTGGGATTTAGTAAAAAATATATACCACAAGGCAATCCTGGTGGTGCACATTTTTATGAAGATGAAGACTTTGTCAAGTCATATATATTGTATGAGAAACGTAGAGAACTTATGAAGAAAAAGAAATTGCAAGCTAAAGTTATTAATGCTAGCATAAATAGAGAGAACTTGATCAAAGAATTAAAGAAGAGAAAAGTTACTATTCTTGACAAATTAGATAATGTGGTAGTTTGTGCAAGTGAAAATGGTAATGATAATAATGTAATGATAAACCAATATGGTATTAATATTGCGTGCTTGAAAGGAGCAGTATTTATAGACCATCAGATTCAGCATGAGAGCGAAAAATTTGAAGACAAAATAGAAGAGAGAGTTAATCCAATGATAGAGGAGGTGTCTTAG
- the murB gene encoding UDP-N-acetylmuramate dehydrogenase: MLNLPKVSGICRYNVLMSNVTWLRVGGKVDVLFKPRDIQSLMYLIKSTELTINIIGATSNIIVRDNGIRGITVKLGKEFAYIKYKNNNSIIAGGGALLTNLAYSAMEQQISGFEFLVGIPGTVGGGLEMNAGSYGGDIAGIVKSIKAVSLEDGNLYEFSSSEMGYFYRGHNLTGRWIFIEAEFTGVNSEYEIIFHKIKDILDKKNKSQPIREKTAGCMFKNPKSEKAWRLIDKSGCRGLNNGKAKVSSKHCNFLLNYCNATACDLESLGNNVRNIVRDKFNIELEWEIRVLGNL; the protein is encoded by the coding sequence ATGTTAAATTTACCTAAAGTATCTGGCATTTGTCGCTATAATGTTTTGATGTCTAATGTAACGTGGTTAAGAGTTGGAGGAAAGGTCGATGTTTTGTTCAAACCACGTGATATTCAAAGTTTAATGTATTTAATTAAAAGTACTGAGCTGACAATTAATATTATTGGTGCAACGTCTAATATAATAGTACGAGATAACGGGATTCGAGGTATAACTGTAAAATTAGGTAAGGAATTTGCATATATTAAATATAAGAATAATAATTCTATTATTGCTGGCGGTGGAGCTTTGCTTACTAATCTAGCTTATTCTGCAATGGAGCAACAAATTAGTGGATTTGAGTTTTTAGTTGGAATTCCAGGTACAGTTGGTGGTGGATTGGAAATGAATGCAGGCTCATATGGAGGTGATATTGCAGGTATTGTAAAATCTATAAAAGCTGTGAGTCTAGAGGATGGTAATTTATATGAATTTTCTAGTAGTGAAATGGGTTATTTTTATCGCGGACATAATTTGACGGGGCGGTGGATTTTTATTGAAGCCGAATTTACGGGAGTAAATTCGGAGTATGAAATTATATTTCACAAGATTAAAGATATTCTTGATAAGAAAAATAAAAGTCAGCCGATAAGAGAAAAGACTGCAGGTTGTATGTTTAAAAATCCAAAGAGTGAGAAAGCATGGAGGTTAATTGATAAATCTGGTTGTCGTGGATTAAATAATGGAAAAGCTAAGGTTTCTAGTAAACATTGTAATTTTTTACTGAATTATTGTAATGCAACTGCGTGTGATTTAGAGAGTCTTGGTAATAATGTAAGAAATATAGTAAGAGATAAGTTTAATATTGAACTTGAGTGGGAAATAAGAGTTTTGGGTAACTTATAA
- the gatB gene encoding Asp-tRNA(Asn)/Glu-tRNA(Gln) amidotransferase subunit GatB, producing the protein MIKENWEAVIGLEVHAQISSKAKLFSDSSTEFGAEHNTQVSLIDAAMPGTLPILNYYLVEQVVRTGLALSAEINKCSHFDRKNYFYPDLPQGYQITQYFNPIVKNGRIFIKNKKEIRIARIHLEQDAGKSIHGENKTYVDLNRAGIALMEIVSKPDLCSSAEAVEFVKKLRQILRYIGSCDGNMEMGSLRCDANVSVHQKGSVTFGTRCEIKNLNSMRYIAQAIDYEIQRQIKILESGRKVSRDTLLFDVVLGETKIVRNKENANDYRYFPEPDLLPVEVSQDKINFIKSSLPELPDQKKLRYIKELGISEYDADIITSDKAIADYFEELIKRHDSRLAVTWITVELFGRLNKAGLDIENSPVKANALSELLDFISDGTISTKLGKQVFDIMFETNKSASSIIRESNLKQITNVEEISKIIDKIIYENQDKVQEYRNGKVKLYRFFVGKIMKLTGGRISPSIMDQILSKKLMANS; encoded by the coding sequence GTGATAAAAGAAAATTGGGAGGCGGTAATTGGACTTGAGGTGCATGCTCAAATTTCTTCTAAGGCAAAATTATTTTCTGACTCATCAACTGAGTTTGGTGCTGAACATAATACTCAGGTTTCTTTAATTGATGCAGCGATGCCGGGTACATTACCAATATTAAATTATTATTTAGTAGAACAAGTAGTACGTACAGGCCTTGCTCTTTCTGCGGAAATTAATAAGTGTTCTCATTTCGATAGAAAAAATTATTTTTATCCTGATTTGCCACAAGGCTATCAAATAACTCAATATTTTAATCCTATAGTTAAAAATGGTAGGATTTTTATTAAAAATAAAAAAGAAATAAGAATTGCTAGAATCCACTTAGAACAGGACGCGGGGAAGAGTATTCATGGGGAGAATAAAACTTATGTAGATCTGAACCGTGCAGGAATTGCTTTAATGGAGATTGTTTCTAAGCCTGACCTTTGTTCATCAGCAGAAGCTGTAGAATTTGTAAAGAAACTTAGACAAATTTTACGTTATATTGGTTCTTGTGATGGTAATATGGAGATGGGATCACTTCGTTGTGATGCAAATGTTTCTGTGCATCAAAAGGGTAGTGTTACATTTGGTACTCGATGCGAAATAAAAAATTTAAATTCAATGCGTTATATAGCACAGGCTATAGATTATGAAATACAAAGACAGATTAAAATTTTAGAAAGTGGAAGAAAAGTAAGTCGGGATACTTTACTATTTGATGTTGTTTTAGGGGAAACAAAAATAGTGAGAAATAAAGAAAATGCAAATGATTATAGATATTTTCCTGAACCTGATTTACTACCTGTCGAAGTAAGTCAGGATAAGATTAATTTTATTAAATCATCTTTACCTGAGTTACCAGATCAAAAAAAATTGCGATATATTAAAGAGTTAGGTATTAGTGAATACGATGCAGATATAATTACTTCTGATAAAGCGATTGCTGATTATTTTGAAGAATTGATAAAAAGACATGATTCAAGACTTGCTGTTACCTGGATTACTGTAGAACTTTTTGGTCGCTTAAATAAAGCAGGTCTTGATATCGAGAATTCTCCAGTTAAGGCAAATGCCTTATCTGAGCTTTTAGATTTTATTTCTGATGGAACGATTTCTACTAAACTTGGTAAGCAAGTTTTTGATATTATGTTTGAAACTAATAAATCAGCGTCCTCTATTATAAGAGAAAGTAATTTAAAACAAATAACTAATGTAGAGGAAATATCTAAAATCATAGATAAAATTATTTATGAAAATCAAGATAAGGTTCAAGAATATAGAAATGGTAAAGTGAAATTGTATAGATTCTTTGTCGGTAAAATTATGAAACTTACAGGAGGAAGAATTAGTCCCAGCATTATGGATCAAATTTTAAGCAAAAAGTTAATG